From the genome of Gracilibacillus salitolerans, one region includes:
- the ftsX gene encoding permease-like cell division protein FtsX — protein sequence MKFSTLKRHFKEGARNTWRNGWMTIASVGAVTTTLILVGVFLVLMLNLNHIASELEEDVQIKALIELTAEQSDVDQIEENINDINGVESMDFITKEEELENLIDSMGEQGQAWGLYEQDNPLNDAFIVKASNPLETERIAAEIEEFDFIYRVNYGQEYVDTLFKFNQYARNIGLALIIALVFTAIFLISNTIKITILARKKEIGIMKLVGATNNFIRWPFFVEGMFLGVLGSLLPIAVILIGYYFLTQNLTILQQFDFVKILDFYPFALQISLIIVGIGASIGVWGSLMSVRKFLKV from the coding sequence ATGAAGTTTAGTACTTTAAAGCGACATTTCAAAGAAGGTGCTAGGAACACCTGGCGTAATGGTTGGATGACCATCGCATCTGTTGGTGCCGTAACGACCACACTAATTCTGGTTGGGGTATTTCTTGTATTAATGCTGAATTTGAATCACATTGCTAGTGAATTGGAAGAGGATGTCCAAATCAAAGCTTTAATTGAGCTAACTGCTGAGCAGAGTGATGTGGATCAAATAGAAGAAAATATTAATGACATAAATGGTGTCGAAAGTATGGATTTTATAACCAAAGAAGAAGAACTTGAAAATTTAATCGACAGTATGGGCGAGCAAGGACAAGCATGGGGATTATATGAACAAGACAACCCCCTAAATGATGCCTTTATAGTGAAAGCGTCCAATCCACTTGAAACCGAAAGAATAGCAGCAGAAATTGAAGAGTTTGATTTCATCTATCGTGTCAATTATGGTCAGGAATATGTGGATACGCTATTTAAGTTTAATCAATATGCTAGAAATATAGGTTTAGCATTAATTATCGCATTAGTGTTCACAGCCATTTTCTTAATATCCAATACCATTAAGATTACGATACTAGCTCGTAAAAAAGAGATTGGTATTATGAAGTTGGTAGGGGCAACAAATAACTTTATCCGATGGCCATTTTTCGTAGAAGGTATGTTTTTAGGTGTATTAGGCAGTCTTCTGCCAATAGCTGTAATTTTAATAGGTTATTATTTCTTAACACAGAACTTGACGATATTACAGCAATTTGATTTTGTGAAGATCTTGGACTTTTATCCATTTGCACTACAGATTTCACTGATTATTGTTGGAATAGGTGCTTCAATCGGTGTCTGGGGAAGTTTGATGAGTGTTCGTAAATTTTTAAAAGTTTAA
- a CDS encoding murein hydrolase activator EnvC family protein — protein MKRCYLILTILIIGTIFSSTSVFAESVNELNEKVDELEDEKNQINQETNGVESEVNETEEKINENQEQQEETKNEIDVINSDLEETHAKLQAKENDIAATNNKISETEDEIAKTEEEITALKDEIEALKEEIKQLEEKIESREELLKNRLRSIQQNGGNTSYLEVILGAQSFGDFINRATAVTKIMDSDKKIVEEQQEDKEKLEENKVAVEENKAEMEEKQVALEEDKQELENTKASLVAQKQELDEIQSTLNDQMVNKENLIAQLETEEEELHEHKMSLAEEQETLQQQAAMIEKAKKEAQQKIEQLAEEQRKAQEKSEDSSSSSQSNNNSPSLSAGGNGSLAWPAAGRKTSDYGYRSFNGGGFHYGIDIANGKGTPIKAAADGVVSRSYVSSSYGNTIFVYHPELDLTTVYAHLNSRGVSYGDSVSQGQQIGTMGNTGNSFGDHLHFEVHIGGWQQHNGVNPLNYLP, from the coding sequence ATGAAACGGTGTTATTTAATCCTAACTATATTAATCATCGGTACCATTTTCTCATCAACATCAGTTTTTGCTGAATCTGTGAATGAATTGAATGAAAAAGTCGATGAATTAGAAGACGAAAAGAATCAAATTAATCAAGAAACTAATGGTGTAGAAAGTGAAGTAAATGAGACTGAGGAAAAAATTAATGAAAATCAGGAACAACAAGAAGAAACAAAAAATGAAATAGACGTTATCAATAGTGATTTAGAAGAAACACATGCTAAATTGCAAGCAAAAGAAAACGATATTGCAGCAACTAACAATAAAATATCTGAAACCGAAGATGAAATAGCAAAGACGGAAGAAGAGATTACAGCACTAAAGGATGAAATTGAAGCATTAAAAGAAGAAATTAAACAGCTTGAAGAGAAAATTGAATCTAGAGAAGAATTGTTAAAAAATAGATTGCGTTCCATCCAACAAAATGGTGGAAACACAAGTTACTTGGAAGTAATCTTAGGAGCGCAAAGCTTTGGCGATTTTATTAACCGTGCTACAGCGGTAACGAAAATCATGGATTCTGATAAAAAAATCGTGGAAGAACAGCAGGAGGATAAAGAAAAACTCGAAGAAAACAAAGTTGCAGTAGAAGAGAATAAAGCAGAAATGGAAGAAAAACAAGTAGCCTTAGAAGAAGATAAACAAGAATTAGAAAATACGAAGGCTTCGTTAGTTGCTCAAAAGCAGGAATTAGACGAGATTCAATCAACGTTAAATGACCAAATGGTTAATAAAGAAAATCTTATAGCACAATTGGAAACGGAAGAAGAAGAATTGCATGAACATAAGATGAGTTTAGCCGAAGAACAAGAAACATTGCAGCAGCAGGCAGCTATGATAGAAAAAGCAAAGAAAGAAGCACAACAAAAAATCGAACAATTAGCAGAGGAACAACGTAAAGCACAAGAAAAATCAGAAGATAGTTCTTCTAGTAGCCAGTCCAATAATAATAGTCCTTCCTTGTCAGCAGGTGGAAATGGAAGTTTGGCATGGCCGGCAGCAGGTAGAAAAACTTCCGATTATGGTTATCGTTCATTTAATGGCGGAGGTTTCCATTATGGTATTGACATTGCGAATGGTAAAGGCACCCCGATTAAAGCAGCTGCTGATGGTGTTGTATCTAGATCGTACGTATCTTCCAGCTATGGAAATACAATCTTTGTCTATCATCCAGAACTCGATCTTACTACCGTATATGCACACTTAAATAGTAGGGGAGTATCATACGGTGACTCGGTCTCACAAGGTCAGCAAATCGGTACAATGGGTAATACAGGTAATTCATTTGGAGATCATTTACACTTTGAAGTACATATAGGTGGATGGCAACAACATAATGGCGTAAATCCACTAAACTATTTACCGTAA
- a CDS encoding phage holin family protein: MWSRKSLFGNARKLLILVVIILVNVVDQILGRNGAVTYATVLFKIANGGLSIIENLAKVDVLVPSNLANKLKHINEESSKSVTEELREEFNDKEEDK, encoded by the coding sequence TTGTGGTCACGTAAATCATTATTTGGGAATGCAAGAAAGCTACTTATCTTGGTAGTGATTATCTTAGTTAACGTAGTGGACCAAATACTTGGACGTAATGGTGCAGTCACTTATGCGACTGTGCTTTTTAAAATTGCCAATGGGGGTCTTAGTATCATCGAGAATCTTGCTAAAGTTGATGTGTTGGTACCGTCCAACCTAGCAAATAAGCTAAAGCATATAAATGAAGAAAGTAGCAAAAGCGTGACGGAAGAATTACGAGAAGAGTTTAATGATAAGGAGGAGGATAAATGA
- a CDS encoding S41 family peptidase: MNIRKRYLVLFLFVAIALGAIGTYVGLSFFVDGTSSNGNIASSDRDLLVELADQQETIEENMGKMSKVVDAFSIIKENYVEEVEDKHLIEGAIQGMLQSLEDPYSVYMDQETMDQFNEQIESSFEGIGAEVSMTEGNVTIVAPIKDSPAEKAGLKPNDQILSVDGESVEGLDLYEAVNKIRGEKGSQVVLEIRRPGVDDMLEVELTRDAIPLETVYSDTREEDGKLIGIIELTSFSENTASDFEKELKDLEDQDIDGLVIDVRGNPGGLLPSVEDILKNFVPKDTPYIQIEDPSGKKTRYFSDIESPKDYPIVTLINEGSASASEIMAASLNEALDYDIVGETSFGKGTVQQTVSMGDGSTIKITRFRWLTPEGNSIHEVGVEPTIEQKMPDYYYTNPVQVEEPLTYNQSDDKIENVQIMLEGLGYEPGRTDGYFNEETQAAVEAFQQDQELNVTGEVDEKTAEVLQTTIIEKIRNNEDDHQLEKAIDTLTQ, encoded by the coding sequence ATGAATATTAGAAAAAGGTATCTCGTGTTATTTTTGTTTGTAGCAATTGCTTTAGGAGCAATTGGTACCTATGTAGGCTTGTCCTTTTTTGTAGATGGAACAAGCTCTAATGGCAATATAGCGAGTTCAGATCGCGATTTGTTGGTAGAACTGGCTGATCAACAGGAAACGATAGAAGAAAATATGGGGAAAATGTCTAAGGTAGTAGATGCGTTTTCAATCATAAAGGAAAACTATGTAGAAGAGGTTGAGGATAAGCATTTAATTGAAGGTGCCATTCAAGGCATGCTCCAATCTCTTGAGGACCCTTATAGTGTTTATATGGATCAAGAAACAATGGACCAATTCAATGAACAAATTGAGTCCTCTTTTGAGGGAATTGGTGCTGAAGTTTCGATGACTGAAGGAAATGTAACGATTGTTGCGCCGATAAAGGATTCTCCAGCTGAAAAAGCAGGTTTAAAACCAAATGACCAAATTCTTTCCGTTGATGGAGAAAGTGTGGAAGGATTAGACCTTTATGAAGCAGTGAATAAAATACGTGGAGAAAAAGGGTCTCAGGTAGTGTTAGAAATCAGAAGACCTGGTGTAGATGATATGTTAGAAGTAGAACTCACAAGAGATGCGATACCACTAGAAACGGTTTATAGCGATACAAGGGAAGAGGATGGAAAGTTAATTGGTATTATTGAATTAACCTCATTCTCAGAGAATACTGCTAGTGATTTTGAAAAAGAATTAAAGGATTTAGAGGATCAAGATATTGATGGTTTAGTAATAGATGTACGCGGAAATCCAGGTGGCTTGTTACCTTCTGTGGAGGATATTTTAAAGAATTTTGTTCCTAAGGATACCCCTTATATTCAAATTGAGGATCCTTCAGGAAAGAAAACAAGATATTTTTCCGACATTGAGTCTCCTAAAGACTATCCAATTGTAACATTGATTAATGAGGGTAGTGCCTCTGCATCTGAGATAATGGCTGCTTCCTTAAACGAAGCGTTAGATTATGATATTGTCGGTGAAACTTCATTTGGAAAAGGAACCGTACAACAGACCGTATCGATGGGTGATGGCAGTACGATTAAGATTACACGATTCAGATGGTTAACACCTGAAGGGAACTCGATACATGAAGTTGGAGTAGAGCCAACGATTGAACAAAAAATGCCGGATTATTATTACACCAACCCTGTCCAAGTCGAGGAACCTCTAACTTATAATCAGAGTGATGATAAAATCGAAAATGTTCAAATTATGCTGGAAGGCTTAGGTTATGAGCCAGGGCGCACAGATGGCTATTTTAATGAAGAAACTCAAGCAGCAGTGGAAGCATTTCAACAAGATCAGGAACTTAATGTAACAGGAGAAGTTGACGAAAAAACAGCAGAAGTACTGCAAACAACGATCATTGAAAAAATCCGAAACAACGAAGACGATCACCAACTAGAAAAAGCAATCGACACTCTAACCCAATAA
- a CDS encoding N-acetylmuramoyl-L-alanine amidase family protein, which produces MMVKIYIDPGHGGTDPGATGNGLREKDLTLAISKKIKNKLNQYQGVSVRLSRANDKTLSLKQRSNDANKWGADYLISVHINAGGGTGYEDFIYNGLSNSSSTAKKRDVMHQAIIDQVHLPNRGKKKANFHMVRESNMPAILTENGFIDTVNDASRLRKDSFLDDIAQGHVNGLIKIFNLKKKVKAKDPNAVIAKKKTLKVNLKVDGWWGEQTTRALQEYFGTVVDGVISNQLRNEVTSKIVSGITFGKGGSLVIKALQSNIGAMVDGYLGPQTIRRLQEYLGTVVDGELSEPSLIIKELQRRLNAGTF; this is translated from the coding sequence ATGATGGTTAAAATTTATATTGATCCAGGTCATGGAGGTACTGACCCAGGAGCAACAGGAAACGGACTTAGGGAAAAGGATTTAACATTAGCTATCTCGAAAAAAATTAAAAATAAATTAAATCAGTATCAGGGTGTATCTGTTCGTCTAAGTCGTGCCAATGATAAAACGTTATCATTAAAACAACGTTCGAATGATGCTAATAAATGGGGAGCTGATTATCTTATATCTGTTCACATTAATGCTGGTGGTGGTACTGGCTATGAAGATTTTATCTATAATGGATTATCTAATAGTTCCTCTACTGCAAAGAAACGTGATGTTATGCACCAAGCAATTATTGATCAAGTTCATTTACCTAACCGTGGAAAGAAAAAAGCTAATTTCCACATGGTCCGTGAATCCAATATGCCAGCAATCCTAACCGAAAATGGATTTATTGATACTGTCAATGATGCATCTCGTTTAAGGAAAGATTCTTTCTTAGACGACATTGCGCAAGGTCACGTGAACGGTTTGATTAAGATCTTTAATTTAAAGAAGAAAGTAAAAGCTAAAGATCCGAATGCGGTTATTGCAAAGAAAAAGACCCTGAAAGTCAATCTAAAAGTAGATGGATGGTGGGGAGAACAAACCACAAGAGCATTACAAGAATATTTTGGTACCGTAGTTGATGGTGTAATCAGCAATCAATTACGCAATGAAGTTACGTCAAAGATCGTATCAGGTATCACCTTTGGTAAAGGTGGTAGTTTAGTCATTAAGGCATTACAAAGTAATATTGGCGCTATGGTTGACGGTTATTTAGGGCCACAAACAATCCGGAGATTACAGGAATATCTAGGTACTGTGGTAGATGGTGAATTAAGTGAACCATCACTTATCATCAAAGAATTACAACGTCGATTAAACGCGGGAACATTTTAA
- a CDS encoding PDZ domain-containing protein encodes MDWLIEFGGVIARVFMQPFIYLFILLLLLSGYWRIKKDRQSFGTKVYPYFYETKHTWSISIMVGLTLSILSIAFGFVISLPFALLLGFVMLIVAIGNRFSWLSAGYTLAIVSAIMYFLNIYGDDYLPSNWLYLLDLTDLFYIPFIIGILLLTETWFLAKIHSDDTYPELIKSSRGKYLGQHRIKKLTIIPFIALIPGGWIEPFAEWPLLEIAGESFGVMILPYVFGFEYIVKSRLPREAADWLSKKIALLAIVILLIAVGSYFIPFLTVVAFAVAFLGKEIIQLVYRSAEQRHTPYFQPAEKGLLVLGTLPSTPAVDLALIPGERIVKVNDRTVENEEAFYQAVNQNRAFCKLSIKDLNGEIRFAQRALYEGEHHKLGILFVKENNSYVQEEIQEKQES; translated from the coding sequence ATGGATTGGTTGATTGAATTTGGTGGGGTTATCGCACGTGTTTTTATGCAGCCGTTTATCTATTTATTTATACTACTCCTATTGCTGAGTGGTTACTGGCGAATTAAAAAGGATCGTCAAAGCTTTGGAACGAAAGTGTATCCGTATTTTTATGAGACAAAACATACATGGTCGATATCGATCATGGTAGGGTTGACCTTATCGATTTTGTCCATTGCGTTTGGTTTTGTTATTTCGCTTCCATTTGCTCTATTATTAGGTTTTGTTATGTTAATTGTTGCGATCGGTAACCGATTCAGTTGGCTTTCAGCTGGATACACGTTAGCAATTGTGTCTGCTATCATGTATTTTCTCAACATATATGGAGATGATTACCTACCAAGCAATTGGCTCTACCTACTTGATTTAACAGATTTATTCTATATACCTTTTATCATTGGCATCCTGTTACTGACAGAAACGTGGTTTTTAGCCAAGATACATAGTGATGATACCTACCCTGAACTTATTAAAAGCAGTCGCGGTAAATACTTAGGTCAGCATCGTATCAAAAAACTGACCATTATCCCGTTTATTGCCTTAATACCTGGCGGCTGGATAGAGCCTTTTGCGGAGTGGCCATTATTAGAAATTGCTGGTGAGTCATTTGGCGTAATGATATTACCATATGTATTCGGCTTTGAATATATCGTCAAGTCTCGCTTACCTCGTGAAGCAGCTGATTGGTTATCCAAAAAAATTGCCTTATTAGCAATTGTCATTTTGCTAATAGCAGTAGGGAGTTACTTCATTCCGTTTTTAACGGTTGTTGCGTTTGCTGTTGCATTTTTAGGGAAGGAAATCATACAGCTTGTTTATCGATCTGCAGAACAGCGTCATACACCGTATTTTCAACCTGCAGAAAAGGGGCTGTTAGTACTTGGAACATTACCAAGTACTCCAGCAGTTGATTTAGCTTTAATTCCAGGAGAAAGAATTGTGAAAGTGAACGATAGGACAGTAGAAAATGAAGAAGCTTTTTATCAAGCCGTTAATCAAAATAGAGCTTTTTGTAAATTAAGTATTAAAGATTTAAACGGGGAAATCCGCTTTGCTCAACGTGCTTTATATGAAGGCGAACATCACAAACTGGGAATATTGTTTGTGAAAGAAAATAATAGCTATGTACAAGAAGAGATACAAGAAAAACAAGAGAGCTAA
- a CDS encoding DEAD/DEAH box helicase: MQQIQMTEQSIRQLTGERFFNRGYQYYQAGKVYGLSYNPESNSWRGLVKGTKIYTVRIYFTDDMKVDTTCNCPAFETHGTCKHIAAVLLAITQDAQSNRRKFAVDRSAQQAPVQDTDLFAKQLLHTFRNKKEQEETPQVVETEYLLSLTKANKNSQYALSIEVKIGDKRPYVIRDIRGFLKALNSGESFKVNQSFTFYPSIHYFTSKDQKMIEMLLTCYEQERLFGNSYVLKLEHPRNIYIPPSLIDQLLDQLVDMDYIFRHDNNKEYQVIEVGEMADQLQFHLDYQQPKNFTLEMTDLSEYYFLDSYRYVIHEHHFYKITYQQKVILDKLFRVTPFQNKKKQVISPNEMDVFVKNVMPQFEQVGTLNMTERMEKQINTSPLQTKIYVDEIDGALKTEVEYQYGESVFTPFSEQGAGETIVKRETHKEQEILQLLRDEAFIEMNQAFYLFNDDSIYSFIHEGVYQLETIASVYLSRSVKQMLEGIDQISLQSNVDYRPSEGMLDIEFDMDGISDEDVANILQALVEKKRYYRIPNGALIHLESDDFSSFQRLQKTLDLSKKQMEDGKISIPAARSFQVEEALNKNDHRYSESFQQMLEQLKHPEQLQFELPDQLEADVRDYQVTGFQWMKALSHYHLGGILADDMGLGKTLQTISYILSEANDKTDRYQTLVIAPASLLYNWKKEIEKFAPTLSAGVIIGPKHERKKLLQQHQDTNILITSYPTLRKDQDLYEDHLFDCIILDEAQAIKNHLTLTAKAVRSLQAKQFFALSGTPIENALDELWSIFYTISPGLFGSKKAFSNLNTDYISKITRPFILRRVKKDVLDELPDKIESVQYSELTKEQKEVYIGYLQRIQSELDETIEEKGFNRGKLQILAGLTRLRQICCHPSLFLENYSGHSGKLDQLMELTNELEANGKRTLIFSQFSSMLEIIRDTLQANGQEVFYLDGSTPSEQRMKMVEAFNEGEKGFFLISLKAGGTGLNLTGADTVILYDLWWNPAVEEQAAGRAHRIGQKNVVQVIRFITEGTIEEKIYQMQQKKRELVDQIIQPGETLLSKLSEEEIRELLQFNEKQES; this comes from the coding sequence TTGCAACAAATTCAAATGACAGAACAATCGATTCGCCAGCTTACTGGTGAACGTTTCTTTAATAGAGGTTATCAATATTATCAAGCTGGTAAAGTTTATGGACTTTCCTATAATCCGGAATCCAATTCTTGGCGTGGACTAGTAAAGGGAACTAAAATTTATACCGTGCGTATTTATTTTACAGACGACATGAAGGTGGATACCACATGCAACTGTCCGGCCTTTGAAACACATGGTACATGTAAACACATTGCTGCAGTACTATTAGCGATTACTCAGGATGCTCAATCTAATCGCAGGAAGTTTGCAGTCGACCGAAGTGCCCAACAAGCACCTGTACAAGATACGGACCTGTTCGCAAAACAATTATTACATACTTTTCGTAATAAAAAAGAACAGGAAGAAACACCCCAAGTTGTAGAAACGGAGTACCTTTTGTCCTTAACAAAGGCGAATAAAAATTCACAATATGCCCTTAGTATTGAAGTGAAAATTGGGGATAAAAGACCGTATGTCATCCGGGATATACGTGGGTTCTTAAAAGCATTAAACAGTGGTGAGTCCTTTAAAGTAAACCAAAGCTTTACATTTTATCCATCTATTCATTACTTTACATCTAAAGATCAAAAAATGATCGAGATGCTTTTGACCTGTTATGAACAGGAGCGCCTATTCGGAAACAGCTATGTTTTGAAGCTTGAGCATCCTAGAAATATTTATATTCCTCCTAGCTTAATTGACCAATTGTTAGACCAATTAGTTGATATGGATTATATTTTTCGACATGATAACAATAAAGAATATCAAGTAATAGAAGTCGGGGAGATGGCGGATCAACTTCAGTTCCACCTCGATTACCAGCAACCAAAAAACTTTACATTGGAGATGACAGATCTATCCGAATATTATTTTTTAGATAGTTATCGCTATGTAATCCATGAACATCATTTTTATAAAATAACGTATCAACAAAAAGTAATTTTAGATAAATTGTTTCGGGTTACCCCTTTCCAAAATAAGAAAAAGCAGGTAATATCGCCAAATGAAATGGATGTCTTCGTCAAAAATGTCATGCCTCAATTCGAACAAGTAGGCACGTTAAATATGACGGAGCGAATGGAGAAACAAATCAACACGTCACCATTACAGACGAAAATCTATGTGGACGAAATAGATGGCGCATTAAAAACTGAAGTGGAATATCAATATGGGGAATCCGTATTTACCCCCTTCTCCGAACAAGGGGCAGGGGAAACCATTGTCAAACGCGAAACACATAAGGAACAAGAAATTCTACAGCTACTTCGTGATGAAGCATTTATCGAAATGAACCAAGCATTTTATTTATTTAATGATGACTCGATATATTCGTTCATTCATGAAGGCGTCTATCAACTAGAAACAATAGCATCTGTTTACTTATCAAGAAGTGTTAAACAGATGCTGGAGGGTATCGATCAAATTTCATTACAATCCAATGTCGATTATCGTCCGTCTGAAGGGATGCTCGATATCGAATTCGACATGGATGGTATATCAGACGAAGATGTCGCAAATATATTGCAAGCGTTAGTCGAAAAAAAGCGCTACTATCGGATACCGAACGGAGCACTTATCCATTTAGAATCAGATGACTTTTCTTCCTTCCAACGGCTGCAAAAGACATTAGATTTGTCAAAAAAACAGATGGAAGATGGCAAAATCTCTATTCCTGCTGCTCGTAGCTTTCAAGTCGAGGAAGCATTGAATAAGAATGATCATCGTTATAGTGAATCATTCCAGCAAATGCTCGAGCAGTTAAAACACCCAGAGCAGCTGCAATTTGAATTACCAGATCAGTTAGAAGCAGATGTCCGAGACTACCAAGTAACTGGATTTCAATGGATGAAAGCATTATCCCATTATCATTTAGGCGGTATTTTAGCGGATGATATGGGGCTAGGGAAAACTTTACAGACGATCAGCTACATTCTTTCGGAAGCAAATGATAAAACAGATCGTTATCAAACGCTTGTCATTGCGCCTGCTTCCCTTCTGTACAATTGGAAAAAGGAAATTGAAAAATTTGCACCGACACTGTCTGCTGGTGTGATTATTGGACCCAAACATGAACGAAAAAAATTACTGCAGCAACATCAAGATACTAATATTCTGATTACATCTTATCCGACATTACGGAAAGACCAAGACCTCTATGAAGATCATTTGTTTGATTGCATTATTCTTGATGAAGCGCAGGCGATTAAAAATCATTTGACCTTAACGGCTAAAGCGGTACGTTCCTTACAGGCGAAGCAATTTTTCGCACTGAGTGGCACTCCAATCGAAAATGCTTTGGATGAACTATGGTCGATTTTTTATACAATATCACCTGGATTATTTGGTAGTAAAAAAGCTTTCAGTAATCTGAATACTGACTATATCTCCAAGATTACCAGACCTTTTATATTACGACGCGTGAAAAAAGACGTACTCGATGAACTACCTGACAAAATTGAATCTGTTCAATATTCAGAGCTGACCAAGGAACAAAAAGAAGTATATATTGGGTACCTACAACGCATTCAAAGTGAATTAGATGAAACGATTGAAGAAAAAGGATTTAACCGTGGCAAACTGCAAATTTTAGCCGGACTCACCCGACTACGGCAAATTTGTTGTCACCCGAGTTTATTTTTGGAAAATTACAGTGGTCATTCAGGAAAATTAGATCAGTTGATGGAATTAACGAATGAGTTAGAAGCTAACGGAAAGCGAACATTAATTTTCTCTCAATTTTCCAGCATGCTTGAGATTATTCGTGATACTTTACAAGCAAATGGTCAAGAAGTATTTTATTTAGATGGGTCGACTCCTTCTGAACAACGAATGAAAATGGTTGAAGCATTTAACGAGGGAGAAAAAGGATTTTTCTTAATTTCATTAAAAGCTGGCGGAACAGGACTTAACCTAACCGGGGCAGATACAGTTATTTTATATGATCTATGGTGGAACCCAGCAGTTGAGGAACAGGCAGCAGGAAGAGCACATCGAATCGGTCAGAAAAACGTAGTACAAGTGATCCGTTTCATCACGGAAGGAACAATTGAAGAAAAAATTTATCAGATGCAACAAAAGAAACGTGAGTTAGTCGATCAAATCATCCAACCTGGAGAAACCTTACTATCTAAATTATCAGAAGAAGAGATTCGTGAACTGTTGCAATTTAACGAAAAACAAGAGAGCTAG